One stretch of Narcine bancroftii isolate sNarBan1 chromosome 8, sNarBan1.hap1, whole genome shotgun sequence DNA includes these proteins:
- the LOC138741093 gene encoding uncharacterized protein isoform X1, with product MATYKTEKTWGDLQNSFNHIRRQLGLVTWTGWDNPVDSDVHQRAHSKSHHYRQKVYSPSSLPRLLVTSNAIPNQSFADLRRGHWEVIPPLHNDRQTSQLSAISQQPAVSVSETLLEEEISDLMREMIRNVFEEFNIHLTTATVNELIMETIEPMVPQIVKETVNEMVLEENILSVVLDEEIRDVLRLQLSECATKVYKQQVEKLPLKTLGNEERTFPEETELDRVLDSSMLDTLLGQYLNVSLYNCALKDYHFKAFTDVALDVILTEMSEWMDDDTADLFQYEN from the exons ATGGCAACTTATAAAACTGAGAAAACATGGGGTGACTTGCAGAACAG TTTTAATCACATTCGACGACAGCTTGGCCTTGTTACTTGGACAGGATGGGATAACCCTGTGGATAGTGATGTTCATCAACGTGCCCATTCAAAGAGTCATCATTACAGGCAGAAGGTGTACTCCCCATCCAGCTTGCCCAG GTTGTTGGTGACATCCAATGCAATTCCTAATCAATCGTTTGCTGATCTTCGACGGGGGCACTGGGAAGTGATTCCTCCACTGCACAATGACAG ACAAACCTCACAACTGAGTGCAATCAGCCAACAACCAGCTGTATCAGTATCAGAAACACTCTTGGAGGAAGAAATTAGTGACCTCATGAGAGAAATGATCAGAAATGTTTTTGAGGAGTTTAACATTCACCTGACCACTGCCACCGTCAATGAATTAATAATGGAGACGATTGAGCCAATGGTGCCACAAATT GTGAAAGAAACAGTAAATGAGATGGTACTAGAGGAAAATATCCTTTCGGTTGTGTTGGATGAGGAAATAAGAGATGTTCTTCGGCTTCAATTAAGTGAATGTGCCACTAAAGTATATAAGCAGCAGGTGGAAAAG CTTCCATTGAAGACTTTGGGAAATGAAGAGAGAACATTCCCTGAAGAGACTGAACTGGACAGAGTGTTGGACA GTTCAATGCTTGACACCCTTTTAGGACAATACCTCAACGTCAGTCTATACAATTGTGCTCTGAAGGATTACCATTTTAAGGCCTTTACAGATGTG GCACTGGATGTGATCCTGACAGAAATGAGTGAATGGATGGACGATGATACGGCTGACCTTTTCCAATATGAAAATTAA
- the LOC138741093 gene encoding uncharacterized protein isoform X2 produces the protein MATYKTEKTWGDLQNSFNHIRRQLGLVTWTGWDNPVDSDVHQRAHSKSHHYRQKVYSPSSLPRLLVTSNAIPNQSFADLRRGHWEVIPPLHNDRQTSQLSAISQQPAVSVSETLLEEEISDLMREMIRNVFEEFNIHLTTATVNELIMETIEPMVPQIVKETVNEMVLEENILSVVLDEEIRDVLRLQLSECATKVYKQQVEKLPLKTLGNEERTFPEETELDRVLDSSMLDTLLGQYLNVSLYNCALKDYHFKAFTDVCCEFPK, from the exons ATGGCAACTTATAAAACTGAGAAAACATGGGGTGACTTGCAGAACAG TTTTAATCACATTCGACGACAGCTTGGCCTTGTTACTTGGACAGGATGGGATAACCCTGTGGATAGTGATGTTCATCAACGTGCCCATTCAAAGAGTCATCATTACAGGCAGAAGGTGTACTCCCCATCCAGCTTGCCCAG GTTGTTGGTGACATCCAATGCAATTCCTAATCAATCGTTTGCTGATCTTCGACGGGGGCACTGGGAAGTGATTCCTCCACTGCACAATGACAG ACAAACCTCACAACTGAGTGCAATCAGCCAACAACCAGCTGTATCAGTATCAGAAACACTCTTGGAGGAAGAAATTAGTGACCTCATGAGAGAAATGATCAGAAATGTTTTTGAGGAGTTTAACATTCACCTGACCACTGCCACCGTCAATGAATTAATAATGGAGACGATTGAGCCAATGGTGCCACAAATT GTGAAAGAAACAGTAAATGAGATGGTACTAGAGGAAAATATCCTTTCGGTTGTGTTGGATGAGGAAATAAGAGATGTTCTTCGGCTTCAATTAAGTGAATGTGCCACTAAAGTATATAAGCAGCAGGTGGAAAAG CTTCCATTGAAGACTTTGGGAAATGAAGAGAGAACATTCCCTGAAGAGACTGAACTGGACAGAGTGTTGGACA GTTCAATGCTTGACACCCTTTTAGGACAATACCTCAACGTCAGTCTATACAATTGTGCTCTGAAGGATTACCATTTTAAGGCCTTTACAGATGTG TGCTGTGAATTTCCAAAGTAA